TCCATTTGCCTGGACTGTTTTCTGAGTGAATTCTAATGCTCAAGAGATGTTTTACCATCAACCTTTCATTTGTCtcaagttcagttcactcaccTTTTCCCTCTGTCATCCTTCTTCTCTCCCCAGCTCACAAAGTAAAAGtatccacaatttaaaaaaagagccaGCCATAATCAAATTATCTTTTTCAATGACAGAATTTGGGACATTATTGACATTAAACAGCAGTTTTGAAATAGGAAAGAGGCCCTGGAAATTTGGCACTTGgccaaatgaaattttatttgtttatataaagTTTGCCTCCTCAATATTCAACACTGAAGTtttcaaaaatcaatttttttctcaCCAGAGACTACCTTTCTTTGGAATCTTTACATTTGGATTCAATGGGGAATCCCTTAAATTTTGTGATGAGTGTCGTCAGTAAGGTGGTAGAGGGAAGCCTTCAAATTTTCATCTCTGTTGCACATTCTTGTTTTGCGTTTTGGATAAataatttatagtttctggcctaaCTCATGTGCTcagttacataatttaaaaagcatgttTGTAAACTTACTAAGactattttaatgattattttctgAAACTAAAATTTAGCATGAATGAGAGATACAATATGACTTTTTGAAAGCATAACTTTTCCTACTTTGTACAAATATAATATTGGCAGCAGTCATTGTATAACGCTGGACTGGGAATCAGAAGACCTGGTTTCTCATCCCTGTTCTGTCACtaatgagctgtgtgatctttggTAAGTCATTTAAAATCTACGTCCTTGGCTTTGACTTTTATAATTGAAGATAGATAATATCTTCCTTCTAGGATCATTGTCAGGACtttaaaatatatctgaaaaTGCACTGAAAATTGCTATACATAAAGGGTGTTTTAATAGTTTAACTCTGTGACAGTCACAGGTATTTGTATAGTGTGACTTTCTTAGTTTCTGCCATCAAGAGTCACCTCTTGATATGATAAATAGCTGTTTTGCACATGGTACAGTTTTGTAAGATAAACATCCAGTGTGTATGAAACTGCTTTTGAGTAGTAATAAAAATGATCTTTTACTTTAATGTTCCTACATTCTTTAGTGTATCTGCTGAGGCCatatttgtctttggttttcataaactttttttccattatttctcccAATTCAGAGAGATTTTTATAAAACAGCCTTACCTTCTTGTTACAGTGAAAAGTACATATACAGTTAGCTTGTGCAAATTTATAACTATATGTGCTTAAAAAATACTTctttgtactgctgctgctgctaagtcgcttcagttgtgtccgactctgtgtgaccccatagacagcagcccaccaggctcccctgtccctgggattctccaggcaagaaccctggagtgggttgccatttccttctccagtgcatgaaagggagaagtgcaagtgaagttgctcagtcctgtgactctttctgaccccatggactgcagcctaccaggctcctctgcccatgaggttttctagacaagagtactggagtgggttgccattgccttctccaacttcttTGTACTACATGGCTTCAAAATATAACCTACATAATTTACCTAGTgcttaataaaaagaaacagtttaAAACTTGAAAGAGAAACTGGGTGGACATATTTTGAAGCACTATAGTGTACAAAAATCCATACTTTGAAAAGCAATAtagagatctttaaaaaaaagagtacagtTTTATTCTTTGCTGATATTAATACAGATCTTCTGTAAGATGCAATCTGACTGTAATTTCAAATAGCAGAATATTTGGTCTATGGACTAGGATTTGTTCGATTACTATTACAATGCCGAATGTATTTTGCAGCACTCTCATAAGACTGCCTACattataatttcttttgtatAGTCTTAGCAACTGTTGTTCTTATTTTGTATGAGTCATTACCATTATAGAAGCAGTTACATTGTCTTATAAACATAACAGAATCTGTACAATCAAATAGGTGATATctctcccccaccaaaaaaaagtaaTCATCTTGGGGAGCCATAAACTTGGTTCAGTAACACTTCCATTGCTAAAAAAAGATGTGACATTCTAGTTTTGGAATTACTGTCAGTTTgtagcacatttaaaaaatatctttaatagTAGTTAGTCTTCATCTTTTCAAATTGGATTTTATTTCTGGAAGCTGGTAACAGTCCCTTCTGACTAGGACAAGTGAATAAAGTGGATATTTAAACCTCTCTTTGGGATAAAAAAACAAAGTGtaagtattttcatattttttgaaaCTATGGTTTTTAGAAAATCTCCAAAATCATCTGTGCCATGGTAGAAATATTGAAACAATACAACCTCAAAAGTGATTTCTTTAAAGGAGATAGCACTCAGTTAAATACGTACGTTCTTACATGAGTATTTTGAGGTCATCTCATTGCATTGTGatcatatttctcttttccttagcagccatagaaataaatatatatatatatatatatatatatatatatatatatatatgttactgtTTTTCTAGTTATGTTGTCTCTAATTGTTCCTTTATACTTGTGGATGATTTTGATGgtgctcctggtggctcagtgttaaagactcggcctgcaacacaggagacccaagttcgatccctgggtcgggaagattcccctggagaagggaatggcatccgactccagtattcttgcctggagaagcccatggacagaggagcctggcgggcggtagtccatagggtcacaaaaagtcggacacaactgagttactaacactttcactttgtttcacCCTTTTCTGAATCAGGAACTTACAGCATTTGTTTTCCTTCCAGATACTGTGCTCTGTTTTGCCATTCAACTGTTTTTTCACCTGTGTTATTGGATTGTTAATAAGTTTTCTGTTGGATTATGTTGTACCTTTAGTTTTTAACGTTTTAAGCCATTAccattttactgaagtatataaAGGCTGAAATCTTAGTAGATAAGTTATTGCTTAGTTTTGCATCATTAACTTTTTTTATGTCTATTACTACTCTACAACTTTCTTCATACATATGATTAATCTTTTGTGTTATAATTCATTTCTCTGTTCAGAATCCTTCTTTGCTTATGGGAAGAATCGTTCTGTAATGCCACCCTACTTTTCTATATCAGTCCCTTTTTTTCCAGCATAAAGCCTTTTTTCGTGTCTTCTTGGTCATGCTTATTTACTAAACGTGTTTGTTCTCAGTGCCAAAATTTTGACTTTATCATTTTTTCCTGCCTGAaatccctttttctttccttctctctgttcAGATTTAATCATTTCTTCAGAGGTGTATCAAGTCATAACTGTTCAACCATATCTTCAGTGAAATACTTGCTGTTCTGATCTTCCTGCATCTTTACACTTTTATTGCAGTTACTTTTTATCACTCATTTTGTACTAAATGAATTCTACCTTGTATTTCTCTTAATTATTATGTTTCAGTGTTTTAGTTCTACACATGGATAATAATTGAAGAACAAAACCATGAATTTTGTATGACCCTCtttccttaaaatatatatagcataATTCAGAACAGATGTTCATATGATGCTTtcataaatgttcaataaattatttgttgaataagtatTCTTCCATCTTCACTCAGTTACTTCATGTGATTTTACCTTTGTGAACCATTTAATAACATCAAATAAATATAGTTTGTACCATAAATGCGTTCGTTGTTGTAATCTGATTGTCATTATGATATTCCTAATAACTTTATTTTGTAGAAGCTTAAGTGAAAATGGTACATGTTAGAAGACATGAAACAAGGCAAAATTCTAAAACTCAAGGGCATGAACAGAAATCTCGAGTCGATTGGAGGCGGACTAAAAGAAGTAGTCTCTTGCTGTTGTGTGAGAGTGGTGACGAGCTTGAGAGTGATGAAAGTGTTGACAGTAATGAAAGTGTTGACAGTGACGAAGATCCTGACAGTAACAAGGGGCCTGATTGCATTAAGAAgccagaaaatgaaagagagctTAAATTAATTAATGTTGAAGGTGAAGGAAGCAGTAGTAAGCATCTCATTAACACTGACAATAGTTCAAcatatgaagaagaaaagaacaaaactaaaCATGGAAGTATTGACTTAGATCATGAAAAGGGTTCAGGTCAAGAGGAGGGTGATCTCAACAAACACACTGGACAAATAACAGAGGAGGATTTAGAAGAAGAACACATCAAGCgagggaagagaaaaaggatCTCCTCTGTGATGTGTGACAGTGATGAGAGTGACGACAGTGATATCCTAGTTAGGAAAGTGGGTGTTAAACGTCCACGTAGAGTGGTCGAAGATGAATGTTCTTCAGTGGAGATGGAgcaaaaaaatcctgaaaaaacTTCAGCCACAAGAAGGCGAGAACAGCAGCAGAAACTGGAGGAACTCTCAAAACAGAGATCTCGTCAGAGACATAACAGTAGTAGAGATTTTGAGGTGTGtgatattttattggttttcttactgtttttaaatttatttaaattatttaacttttataagaattaaagtgctgagtcttctcttttgcaataattctagaatttattttttagtccagtatccttgggcaTGTTTGATTGCAGTATtgcattaataatatattattatgagCCTCAATTCTTTgctctttttaaacatttaaagattttgttttgtctgacttttttcattttttatttctacttattaccttaatgtccattttaaacattttatcacTTACCAGGGTATGTTATCTTTTTCCTAATTTCAAAAGTTCAACATCTAACATGACAAGATTTTTTTCAACCTTAAAGTATTAAATTTTCtacagatcattttttttttttttacagatcattttttgtttcagatttgatcttttaatttcacatccATAGTGACAATTTTAAAGGTACACTTTATTAAAAgatatgttttaatttaattaggACTCTGAAAAGAAATCCTCCCCCAGCAGTGATGAAAATGATgttgaggaggaagaggaagaagacaatGATTATGAATTTGATGAAGATGAAATCATTGATGAAGATGGAGATCATTATATTATTGATGGCTTTGTAGTACAAGATGAGGAAGGTGCTGAAGAGAATAAAAGCCAACAAGGAGAACAGTTGACTACATCACAATggaaatcaataaaacagaattctCTTTGTAAGTTAAATATCAAGAGATGTTTTATCACTTATTGTAATTATTATATTATGTCGAGTATTGAATCAGCCTTTTACTATCATATTCTAAATCTTTGATCAGGAACTATGGTTTCATTTTCAGGTAACTTTGTCTGTCTAATAATAGTTTATTCTAGTGGTTTGTGAAAACCCTTTAAACTCTTAGAAATAATAGAGAACCCTAAAGagcttttgtttctgtgtgttgTATCTATCAACATCTACCATTGTAGAAAtacaatagaaatttaaaatatgtttattaattaAATGACTTAAAATTCTTGTGTGATAAGCTCATTACATGTTAATATAGATAACACTTTCATgaaaaaataacttttccaaaaaaatcagaagaatggcattgttttacatttatatttaatatctagCCTAGTACAAGGCAGCTGGATTCTTGTATCTGCTTTTGCATTCAGTCTGTATTGACATTAAATTAgatgaaagcaattttttttgtaGAAGTAGATAGCTGGAAAAAGGAGGgttgtttttaaagcattttcaaaataattgtgGATATTCTCACTGACACTGCACCAAAATTCAACAGGTTTCTTAAAGAACTTGTTCTTAAGTTTCTTAAAGATTAGTTGCAGTTTGGAGTCTGAAAGCATATAAATGAACTTTTAGTACTTACATTTCACTCCATTAATACGTCTTTCAATTTGAATGGATCTTTTACCTATTCATGATTTTGTAACATCATGCATTGGTTGTTTGGAAAATATTGCTTTGCTggttatgtgaaagtgaagtcgctcagtcctgtccaactctttgtgacttggaCAAAgcactacatggactgtagcttgccaggttcctccgtccatgggattttccagccaagagtactagagtgggttgccatttccttctccagaggatcttcccgatgcagggattaaacccgggtctcctgcattataggcaggtgctttaccgtctgagccacgagggaagtctaTATactgattctctctctctctctctctctctctttagtcactcagtcgtgtctgactcttgcaacaccatggactgtagcccaccaggctcctctgtccatgggattctccaggcaagagtactggagtgggttgccatttccttctccaggggatcttcccaacccaggaatcgaacctgggtctcctgcatggcaggcaaattctttactgtctgagctatgaGTGAATCTTCCATATTTTGACACATTTcactatataatattttaaaaatcacattcattAATATCACCACCAGTATCATCAAAAAATTCTTTAGGTATTGGGAAATTGTCAAGCTCATAGTAGCAAATACAAGTTTTTCAAAATTCTGATTTCTGCTCAAATACCAGTTTTTACCTTCAGTAACAAACACTGTGAGTTCTTGAAATGGCAGattctctttgttcatttttgataaaatatttggCAGATGCCTGAATAACCATAGTTGGTCAATGGTTCTTTTAGGTAAACTTGGTATTTCAAATAAACCTGAAAAATGAGGCTCCCAACTTAGTTTTAAAAGAGGTATACTCAGATTCATGACTTAATAGAAATGGTAATTTTTACTGCTTCATCaaggatattttaaatgaaagtagCTTTTTTACTGAATGCATAGCAATGATGACTATAGTGATTACTAGTAGTTTGATTCCACAGCCATGATTCATATTAAGGGGCCAGCTACCTCATCCGTAGTTACTTTTGTACCATCAGTGACAATGGCAAAATGGCAAAAACAACAGATAATTATCTTAATATTACAGCTTTGACTTCACCAATCCCCTTAAATAGACTTGGAGACCTACAGGGGTCtatagaccacactttgagaaccactggtgttATCTGGACTTTTGAAGTGTTATGCAGTGAAGCCTGTCAGGAAATTAGaatcatttatatttacatataataaacaATAGGACCCTAAAATATTAGGGTGTGTTTAAATGTGTATATTATTGTTCTGATCCCTATAATTGTACATAAATTTAAAGACTGTTTTTATGATGTTTTACAACTGTGATAGAAACAGGATGTTggatgaaaactttttttttccccttcaaaaatGCACATTTCCAAAAGGCATTTAAAAGGCATGTTTACTAAAGTTAAGTATAATATGATTCAATTTAGATACTGTGATTTAAATAGTAGATTGAGGTATGAATTAAATttcaagaaaatcaaataaatcaGTTACAGAGATGCCAGTGATAGTCATAGGCATCTGTATGTTGAAAATTAATGACTGTTTTCCTTATATCAGTAAGCACTGGTTCACATGCCATCAGGACATTTGAATCTCAGAGAAAGTCAGTTAGGATATGTCCCATCATTCTGGATATTAGTATCTAGGATGTGATAGAACATATACTGAGAGATACCTactcataggggcttccctggtggctcagtggtaaagaacccgcctgcaatgcaggagatgcaggtcgatccctgggtttggaagatcctttggagaagggaatggcaacccactccagtattcttgcctaggtaatcccatggacagaggagcctgacgggctacagtccatgggggttgcaaaagagtcagtcatgacttagtgactaaccaacaaCCACCCACTCATAGCCACTCCAAATAAAAGTCCAGCACATGGAAAGTATCTTAACTCTCTTCTCTATCCTACACTTTTATGCTTACCTTTGGTTTTTTAAGGGAAGTTTTAGATTTACTGAAAAGTTGAGTGGACAAGTACAGAGAGTTTCTAGATAACCCATCACACACAGTTGCCCtcttattaacatcttgcattatcTTGATATATCTGGTGCAGTTGATGAGCCAGTATTGATAATTGATACATTATTAACTGTAGTTCATAGTTTGCATCTAGGCTCACTCTTTGTGTTGTGCATTCTGTGGGTTTGAGAAATGTATAATGATGCAACAGGTATCCACCATTACAATATCAGAACAGTTTCACTCCTAAAATTATCCTGTTCTCCACCTAgtcatccctccctcccacccctgaaCCCCTAGCAATCACTGACCTTTTTaatgtctccatagttttgcctttgccaaaatgtttttatcatgggaatcatacagcatgtagccttttcagattggcatgTTTCACTTAATAATGCATTTAAATTTCCTCCATGTCTTAAGTGCATGATAGCTCATTTCCCTTTATCACTGAGTAATAAtacattgtatggatgtaccacagtttttttTATCTGTTCACCTGTTGAGGGattattttggttgcttccaagttttggcaattatgaataaagctgctataaatatttgtgtgaaaatttatctatggacataagttttcaattcatttgggtaaatatcaaggagCCCTGTGCTTGTTTTTAACACTGAGCATCTCCACCTTAGAAGGAGATGTACCTCATTTTTATGCAATATCCTTTATGTTCTTAATTGCAGCTTTTCCTTCTGACTCTGTCCTCACAACCTCCCTTTTCTCAACTTGTAACCGCATTAATGCCTTTCCTCCCTTGAGTTGTCATGTTCTTCTGTTAGCTGCTATTCTAAACTTATCTTTTTGTTCAGAGTTTCCCAGTAACTGCAAAGCACTGTACTTAGACTGTTATACCCATCAATCCAGTGAAACTGCTCTTACTAA
This sequence is a window from Bubalus kerabau isolate K-KA32 ecotype Philippines breed swamp buffalo chromosome 15, PCC_UOA_SB_1v2, whole genome shotgun sequence. Protein-coding genes within it:
- the CCDC82 gene encoding coiled-coil domain-containing protein 82 isoform X1 translates to MVHVRRHETRQNSKTQGHEQKSRVDWRRTKRSSLLLLCESGDELESDESVDSNESVDSDEDPDSNKGPDCIKKPENERELKLINVEGEGSSSKHLINTDNSSTYEEEKNKTKHGSIDLDHEKGSGQEEGDLNKHTGQITEEDLEEEHIKRGKRKRISSVMCDSDESDDSDILVRKVGVKRPRRVVEDECSSVEMEQKNPEKTSATRRREQQQKLEELSKQRSRQRHNSSRDFEDSEKKSSPSSDENDVEEEEEEDNDYEFDEDEIIDEDGDHYIIDGFVVQDEEGAEENKSQQGEQLTTSQWKSIKQNSLCDHYTHFERVVKALLINALDESFLGTLYDGTRQKSYAQDMLTSLYYLDNRFVQPRLENLVSRSRWKEKYKERIENYSSVDIQLKNSENCLCQACGLYRHCEYSVHLSGKLYDTRTMETDDFMSHDKQVFTVGRICAERTRIYHKLKHFKFELYQECCSIAKTEEVEDEEVKETVERIFHQSENSGWIKEKYDQLQEYLNLADYFKEEKFEF
- the CCDC82 gene encoding coiled-coil domain-containing protein 82 isoform X2, with translation MVHVRRHETRQNSKTQGHEQKSRVDWRRTKRSSLLLLCESGDELESDESVDSNESVDSDEDPDSNKGPDCIKKPENERELKLINVEGEGSSSKHLINTDNSSTYEEEKNKTKHGSIDLDHEKGSGQEEGDLNKHTGQITEEDLEEEHIKRGKRKRISSVMCDSDESDDSDILVRKVGVKRPRRVVEDECSSVEMEQKNPEKTSATRRREQQQKLEELSKQRSRQRHNSSRDFEDSEKKSSPSSDENDVEEEEEEDNDYEFDEDEIIDEDGDHYIIDGFVVQDEEGAEENKSQQGEQLTTSQWKSIKQNSLCDHYTHFERVVKALLINALDESFLGTLYDGTRQKSYAQDMLTSLYYLDNRFVQPRLENLVSRSRWKEKYKVFTVGRICAERTRIYHKLKHFKFELYQECCSIAKTEEVEDEEVKETVERIFHQSENSGWIKEKYDQLQEYLNLADYFKEEKFEF